The DNA window TGCTGGAGACCCGCCGCAAGCCGGAACAGCAATCGAAGTCAGCCTTCGCCCGGCAAGAGGAGAAGCTGACCCGCGCGCTCGCTTACGCCGACGAACGTGCAGTCGCCCCGTACCTGGTCGATGGGCAGCTCACCCTAACAAACATCGCCTTGGGTGTTGCGCTCGACTACATCGATCTGCGCCACCCCCACGACTGGCGCTCCAGCTGCCCTGCGCTGACGAGCTGGCACCAGCGCATCGGTGAACGCCCCTCGTTCGTGGCGACTCGTCCGCCGGGGCTCCCCCACGACTGAGCGCGTCAGCACCCGCCGGCGCAGCTGCAGGTCCCCACACCCTTGCACTTGATCGAACAGCCGGAGGTGCAGCCGGTCAGCGTGCAGGTGCCCGTGCCCGTGCATTCGAAGCTGCAGCCCCCGCCCTTGCAGTCCAGCGTGGTGTTGCCGATGGCGCGGCTCTTCAAGGAGCACTTGCCGCCGGGACAGCGGAAAGTGGCGTTGCCCATACCGTTGGCCTCGAACTCACAGCCGGCGCCCGCGCAGGTCTTGGTGCAGTTGCCCATGCCGCTGCAGGCGCATTTGTCCCCGGCCTTGCAGTCCCCACCGGTATTGCCCATCTCCACGCTGCCACCGTCGGCGCCTTGAACGGTGATGGAGCCCTTGTCCCCGTTGACGGTGACGGAGCCCTGCTCACCGTTCACGCTGACGGAGCCCTTCTGGCCGTTCACCGTGACCGAGCCCTTCTCGCCGTCCACGCTCACCGAACCACCGTCTTGGGCCGCGTTGATCTCGACGTTGGGCGCGCTCTTCTTCTTGCAGGCAATCAGGGCCAGCGTGAGCAGCAATACGAACCCAAGACCTTCCGCCCCTGCGCGCCGCTTTGACATGGCCGGACTTTCTCACCCCCCGTCGGGCTACTCAAGCCCCACGGCGATCCCGTGTACAATCCGCTCGAACGTGCCGACTCCCGACGCCGCCCTCTCTGCAGCCGAAACCGCGCGCTCGGCCACCCTCTCCCTGCTTCGGCGCTGGGTCGAGCAGGACTCGTACACCGAGTCGGTAGCAGACGTGAACCGGATGGGCGCGCTGCTCCGGGAAGCGTTCGCACTGCCAGAGCTCTTACTCGAGGTAGAGCCCGGCAAGAGTTTTGGCGACCATCTGTGTTTCCGCACCCGAGCCTGGGACGAGCACCCGGAAGAGCGGCTGCTCTTGATCGGGCACCACGACACCGTGTTCCCGCCCGGGACATTCTGCGGATGGCACGAAGATGGTGAGCGGATCCGTGGCCCCGGCGTGCTCGACATGAAGGGCGGCATCGCGACGGTTCACGCAGCGCTCTCGGCGCTCTCGGCTACCCGTTCACTCGCAGCTCTCCCGCTCGCATTCGTCTCCGTCGCCGACGAGGAGGTGGGTTCGCCCGACTCCCGAGCCTTCACGCGCTGCTGGGCCGAAGGTGCGCGCGCGGCGCTGGTCTTCGAGGCGGGTCGACCGACCGATGCGGTCATCACGGCGCGCAAGGGCACCGGCAGCCTCCGAGCCATCGTCCACGGCAAAGCGGCCCACGCCGGTAACCACCATGCCGACGGTGTGAACGCGATCGCGGCCCTCGCTTCTTTCGTTCAGGCCGCACAAGCCCTGACGGATTACGAGGCGGGCGTGACCGTGAACGTCGGCGTGATCAGCGGCGGAACCAGCAAAAACACGGTTCCGGACCGCGCGGAGTGCACGCTCGACTTCAGGATGGCGCGCCGTGCTGATGGCGAACGCGTGGTCGAGGAGCTCCGCGCCGCGGCCCGTCGCATCGAGGCGGAGACCTCCGCACGCTTCGTGCTCGAGGGTGGCATCCGGCGCCCTCCGCTCGAACGAACCGAGGCGTCCGTCGCGCTGTATGAAAAGTACGCGACTCACGCCAAGGCCGAGGGCCTCGCTGCGCCGGAGAGCCCGCTGCTCGGCGGCGGCTCCGACGCCAACGACGTGGGGGCGCTCGGCGTCCCGGTGATCGACGGCCTGGGTCCGAGGGGGCGCGGGTTTCACACGCACGACGAGCACATCGAGGGACCGACGCTGCTCAGTCGCAGCCGGGCGCTGATCCGCTTCCTGGCCGAGTGGCCGCGCTGACGACGATGAACGCGGCGAGGTCTTTGTCCAGCGGAGGCGG is part of the Myxococcales bacterium genome and encodes:
- a CDS encoding M20 family metallopeptidase; protein product: MAGLSHPPSGYSSPTAIPCTIRSNVPTPDAALSAAETARSATLSLLRRWVEQDSYTESVADVNRMGALLREAFALPELLLEVEPGKSFGDHLCFRTRAWDEHPEERLLLIGHHDTVFPPGTFCGWHEDGERIRGPGVLDMKGGIATVHAALSALSATRSLAALPLAFVSVADEEVGSPDSRAFTRCWAEGARAALVFEAGRPTDAVITARKGTGSLRAIVHGKAAHAGNHHADGVNAIAALASFVQAAQALTDYEAGVTVNVGVISGGTSKNTVPDRAECTLDFRMARRADGERVVEELRAAARRIEAETSARFVLEGGIRRPPLERTEASVALYEKYATHAKAEGLAAPESPLLGGGSDANDVGALGVPVIDGLGPRGRGFHTHDEHIEGPTLLSRSRALIRFLAEWPR